A single genomic interval of Longimicrobiales bacterium harbors:
- a CDS encoding YbdK family carboxylate-amine ligase: MEQTIPTPVTTADFTIGVEEEYQLVDPASGALRSRASDLRREDWTGELVAELQETTVEIGTPVCADMADAEDHLSRLRLQAATVAASHGLAIVAAGVHPFSTWEGHERPPLERYRAIEARYGRIARDEHIFGMHVHIGVPDGIDRLSLMNVLRHYLPHMLALSASSSFFEGADTGFASYRTILWRRWPNSGIPPRFASDAQFRQYVDTLLDAGVMADPWNLYWSMRPHPKYPTVEFRVMDVCPSLRDAAALTAFARALVHAAATGVITDDAPQRVPLTIEQELLRVNEWRVARDGLNGRLIDTIAGTGHQPVRDSIRALLDRISRSAEELGDIGTLSHIERILERGNAAERMRVVHREGASLRGLVDWLVGESLVGTGLDRRSGQRDGK; the protein is encoded by the coding sequence ATGGAGCAGACGATACCGACTCCGGTGACTACAGCCGACTTCACGATCGGTGTAGAAGAGGAATACCAGCTGGTCGATCCCGCGTCAGGGGCGCTGCGCAGTCGTGCATCGGATCTGCGGCGTGAGGACTGGACCGGTGAGCTCGTGGCGGAGCTGCAGGAGACGACCGTCGAGATCGGGACGCCGGTGTGCGCGGACATGGCGGATGCAGAGGACCACCTGAGCCGGCTGCGCCTGCAGGCGGCGACCGTGGCCGCGTCGCACGGTCTGGCGATCGTGGCGGCCGGTGTGCATCCGTTCAGCACCTGGGAAGGCCACGAGCGACCGCCGCTGGAGCGCTATCGCGCCATCGAGGCGCGCTACGGTCGCATCGCGCGCGACGAGCACATCTTCGGCATGCACGTTCACATCGGAGTTCCCGACGGTATCGACCGGCTGTCGCTGATGAACGTGCTGCGGCACTACCTGCCGCACATGCTGGCGCTGTCCGCCAGCTCCTCGTTCTTCGAAGGCGCGGACACGGGCTTCGCTTCATACCGCACCATCCTCTGGCGACGCTGGCCGAACTCCGGGATTCCGCCGCGGTTCGCGTCCGACGCGCAGTTCCGGCAGTACGTGGACACGCTGCTCGATGCCGGTGTGATGGCCGACCCGTGGAACCTGTACTGGAGCATGCGGCCGCACCCTAAGTATCCGACCGTCGAGTTCCGCGTGATGGACGTCTGCCCGAGTCTCCGCGACGCGGCCGCGCTGACGGCCTTCGCGCGCGCACTCGTGCATGCCGCCGCAACCGGCGTGATCACCGACGACGCACCGCAGCGCGTCCCTCTCACGATCGAGCAGGAGCTGCTCCGCGTGAACGAGTGGCGTGTGGCACGCGACGGCCTGAATGGCAGGCTGATCGACACCATCGCCGGAACTGGTCATCAGCCGGTGCGAGATTCCATCCGGGCCCTGCTCGACCGCATCAGCCGCTCTGCCGAGGAGCTGGGTGACATCGGGACGCTGTCACACATCGAGCGCATCCTCGAGCGCGGCAATGCAGCCGAACGCATGCGGGTGGTTCACCGCGAAGGCGCGTCTCTGCGAGGTCTCGTCGACTGGCTGGTCGGCGAGAGTCTGGTCGGGACGGGACTCGATCGTCGCAGCGGGCAGAGGGACGGAAAGTGA
- the folK gene encoding 2-amino-4-hydroxy-6-hydroxymethyldihydropteridine diphosphokinase, with product MLLGLGTNLGDRMANLRAAIAGLRELGRVQAVSRVYESEPYGYVDQPRFLNMAVKLRTQIGPEALLPALKELELRIGRAPTHRMGPRVIDLDILFYDDVQLDSPDLRIPHPGVMDRAFVIAPLLDLDIGLRHPVSGELLAERVMALNDSSLVPLGAAADVLHIDLDHPGTR from the coding sequence GTGCTGCTCGGTCTGGGCACGAACCTCGGCGACCGCATGGCAAACCTGCGCGCCGCGATTGCAGGTCTGCGTGAGCTCGGGCGGGTGCAGGCGGTTTCGCGCGTCTACGAGTCGGAACCGTATGGCTATGTCGATCAGCCCCGTTTCCTCAACATGGCGGTCAAACTGCGCACGCAGATCGGCCCGGAGGCGCTTCTGCCCGCGCTCAAGGAGCTCGAGCTGCGAATCGGGCGCGCGCCCACGCATCGCATGGGACCGCGCGTCATTGACCTCGACATCCTCTTCTATGACGACGTGCAGCTCGATTCCCCGGATCTCCGAATCCCGCACCCCGGCGTTATGGACCGTGCATTCGTGATCGCGCCGCTGCTCGATCTCGACATCGGGCTGCGTCATCCCGTATCAGGCGAACTCCTGGCGGAACGGGTGATGGCGCTGAACGATTCGTCACTCGTCCCGCTCGGAGCCGCTGCCGATGTGCTGCACATCGACCTCGACCATCCCGGTACCAGGTGA